Proteins encoded by one window of Rutidosis leptorrhynchoides isolate AG116_Rl617_1_P2 chromosome 7, CSIRO_AGI_Rlap_v1, whole genome shotgun sequence:
- the LOC139857716 gene encoding uncharacterized protein: MGVKQVLKNLDAFPRAEEHLLQKTQSGALVSIVGLVIMATLFLHELTYYISTYEVHEMAVDLKRGETLPIHINISFPSLPCQVLSVDAIDMSGKHEVDLDTNIWKLRLSREGVIIGTEYLSDLVEKGHTAHNHENETDHHNDSDKKVHLDKFDDEAENMIKKVKQALANGEGCRVYGVLDVQRVAGNFHISVHGLNIFVAQMIFEGASHVNVSHVIHDLSFGPKYPGLHNPLDDTNRILHGASGTFKYYIKIVPTEYKYISKEVLPTNQFSVTEYFSPMNPYDRTWPAVYFLYDLSPITVTIKEERRSFLHFITRLCAVLGGTFALTGMLDRWMFRFLEAVTKPNPRRSMR; encoded by the exons atgGGTGTGAAACAAGTCTTAAAGAACCTTGATGCGTTTCCGCGTGCTGAAGAACATTTATTACAGAAAACACAATCTGGTGCTCTTG TTTCCATTGTAGGTTTGGTTATAATGGCAACACTATTTTTGCACGAGTTGACGTACTACATATCTACATATGAAGTTCACGAG ATGGCAGTTGACCTGAAACGTGGAGAAACATtaccaatacatataaatattTCGTTCCCTTCTTTACCTTGTCAAG TTTTGAGTGTAGATGCTATTGATATGTCTGGCAAACATGAAGTGGATTTAGATACAAATATATGGAAG CTTCGATTGAGCAGAGAGGGGGTGATCATCGGGACAGAGTACTTATCTGATCTAGTAGAAAAGGGGCATACAGCTCATAACCATG AAAATGAGACAGATCATCATAATGATTCAGACAAGAAAGTTCATCTGGATAAATTTGACGATGAGGCCGAAAATATGATTAAGAAGGTCAAGCAAGCATTAGCTAATGGAGAAGGTTGCAGG GTTTACGGGGTATTAGATGTTCAAAGAGTTGCTGGAAACTTCCATATATCAGTTCATGGATTGAACATTTTTGTTGCACAGATG ATTTTTGAAGGAGCGTCACATGTGAACGTCAGCCATGTGATTCACGATTTGTCTTTTGGGCCCAAATATCCAGGACTCCACAATCCTCTGGATGATACAAACCGAATTCTCCATGGTGCTAGCGGAACATTTAAATATTACATAAAG ATTGTTCCAACCGAATATAAATACATATCAAAAGAGGTCTTACCTACCAACCAGTTCTCTGTTACCGAGTATTTCTCCCCAATGAATCCATATGACAGGACATGGCCAG CTGTTTACTTTTTATATGATCTTTCACCAATTACTGTTACCATTAAAGAAGAACGGCGCAGTTTTCTTCACTTCATAACTCGTTTATGTGCAGTGCTCGGTGGTACATTTGCTCTAACAG GAATGCTTGACCGATGGATGTTTAGATTCCTGGAGGCTGTGACAAAACCCAACCCGAGGCGTTCAATGCGGTAA